TCCTCCTGAAAATCCAAACTCCAATCATCCATCTTCAAATAACCCTTCATAGGCATTAGGCATTTATGCGAATACATAACCCTGCCAGCAGAAAATGGATTACAAACCACCATAGGCGTATATTCTGAGACTGAATGATAACCATGAAATTCTGCCTCCACATTGGGCATACCCCGAAATCCACGAATGGATGCTTTCAATTTTAGCTTGTTCGAATCTAAATCATGACAAGCTTCCAAATTAAAGTTATTACTCGAATAGCTGGCTATTGTATTTCCATAAAGGCTGGATGGAACAGTCAAATCCCAACTTGCTACCTTCTTTTCATACTTAGTCTTTTTGTTGCCTTGAATATCATAAACAATAAACTGTGCCAATGAAACTTTTTTGGCATTATAGATGGCAACCATGATAAAATAGCCCTTCCCCATTATTTGAAAAGCCTGCCACTCTCTCAGTTGCAGTGATTTCAAAAAATTGGGTAATGGCAAAACATAAGGATTCGGGTAATCCAAAAGATTTGCTTCCTTCACCGGAGTGTTAAAACATCCCAGTTGGTATTTACCCTGTTCAACCAATCGGCTAGGAGCCTGAGTTATGGTACGTGGGATGTAGGACATGCTATTTTTGTAAACAACAAATTAAATGAATGTTTGGCTTCGGCATTTTTTAACAATGGTTTTTTTTTGAACCAATAATCCTACTTTCGCACCACAAATTTTTAAAATGAATACTCGTTTACTTCTTGGAATTTCTGCTTCTTTATTCTTGTTTTCCTGCGGCGGAAATTCAACCGACCCAAACCAGGCTATTCAAAAGCAGGCCCAAACCTTTCTAGACTCCTACAACACTGATTATCAAAAACTTTACGCTATCTCCTCAGAGGCGGATTGGAAATTAGCTACCTATATCGTTCCGGGTGATACGCTGTCGCAGCACGAAGCCGATATGGCAGGAAAAGCCCTTGCCAAATTTACCGGTAGCAAGGCTAATATTGATTCAGCTAAAAAATACCTGGCCATCAAAGATCAATTAACTCCTTTGCAAACTAAACAATTTGAAACCATTTTATTTAATGCTGGAAGCAACCCCGAAACAGCCAGTGAAATTGTTGCACAGCGTATTTCTGCCACTAACAAACAAACCAACTTGTTGTATGGATATAAATTCACTTTGGATAAAAAACCTGTAACAACCGGAGAAATTGACGACGTACTCCGAACGTCCAAAGACCTGACTAAAAGATTAAAAGCTTGGACGGCCAGTAAAGAAGTTGGAAAAGTTCTTAAACCCGGCCTAATTGATCTTCAAAAACTCCGTAACGAAAGTGTTAAACCTTTAGATTATAAAGATTTTTTCGATTACCAGGCTCATGAATATGGCATGACCGGCGAAGAAATGGTTGCCCTTACCCGCCAGTTTGTGAAAGAAGTTTGGCCACTATACCGGGAATTGCATACCTGGACCCGATACGAATTAGCTGCACGATACAAACAACCGGTTCCTGATGAAATACCTGCACATTGGCTGCCCAATCGCTGGGGACAAGATTGGAGCGAATTGGTTGAAGTGAAAGGTCTAAGCATCGATTCAGTGCTAAAAGCAAAAGGAACAGATTGGATGGTGCATAAAGGGGAAGATTTTTACAAAAGCATTGGATTCAATGCCCTTCCTAAATCCTTCTATGAAAAAAGCAGCTTGTATCCGGTTTCCGCCGATTCATCTTATTCTAAAAACAACCATGC
Above is a genomic segment from Bacteroidia bacterium containing:
- a CDS encoding DUF2804 domain-containing protein, yielding MSYIPRTITQAPSRLVEQGKYQLGCFNTPVKEANLLDYPNPYVLPLPNFLKSLQLREWQAFQIMGKGYFIMVAIYNAKKVSLAQFIVYDIQGNKKTKYEKKVASWDLTVPSSLYGNTIASYSSNNFNLEACHDLDSNKLKLKASIRGFRGMPNVEAEFHGYHSVSEYTPMVVCNPFSAGRVMYSHKCLMPMKGYLKMDDWSLDFQEENSQLILDDHKGYYPYPTEYDWVTGMGRTEENQLIGFNLTNNQVIEQDKYNENCLWFNGELHPLPPIQVSRPEGVKGEWKITDEFDWVNLVFKPVIHTSVNLNLILLKSKYEGPYGFFTGYLRKSNGEKVVIKDLFGMGEDFYLRA
- a CDS encoding M2 family metallopeptidase gives rise to the protein MNTRLLLGISASLFLFSCGGNSTDPNQAIQKQAQTFLDSYNTDYQKLYAISSEADWKLATYIVPGDTLSQHEADMAGKALAKFTGSKANIDSAKKYLAIKDQLTPLQTKQFETILFNAGSNPETASEIVAQRISATNKQTNLLYGYKFTLDKKPVTTGEIDDVLRTSKDLTKRLKAWTASKEVGKVLKPGLIDLQKLRNESVKPLDYKDFFDYQAHEYGMTGEEMVALTRQFVKEVWPLYRELHTWTRYELAARYKQPVPDEIPAHWLPNRWGQDWSELVEVKGLSIDSVLKAKGTDWMVHKGEDFYKSIGFNALPKSFYEKSSLYPVSADSSYSKNNHASAWHMDLKEDVRSLMSITPTTDYWGTILHEFGHIYYYMAYSNPNVPLILRSGANRGYHEAFGTMMGLASLQKPFLESVELIKPGLKTDDTLKLLNEALSYIVVIPWGAGVMTEFEYALYGQNLSPDQYNQKWWELVKKYQGIVPPSARGEEFCDAATKTHINDDPAQYYDYAIANILLFQFHTYIAKNILKQDPHATNYWGNKEVGAFLQKVMAPGASVDWRAHLKECIGSEMSAKDMVDYFQPLMVYLKKANQGRKYALPESL